From Streptomyces qinzhouensis, one genomic window encodes:
- a CDS encoding HAMP domain-containing protein: protein MESGVAARARNTRAKGGRSRNNGTTEVDSVALNRLLAALTSMRDGNFRKRLTVSGDDVMAEIAAVYNEVADRNLHLTGELARVRRVVGREGKLTERLDTGACEGSWAAAIDASNALVDELARPVSEVGRVLSAVADGDLEQRMDLRSQGTDGVVRPLRGEFLKVARTVNSLVDQLSAFTDEVTRVALEVGTEGKLGGQAQARGMSGSWKDLTDSVNTMAQRLTAQVRDIALVTTAVAKGDLSQKVTVHVAGEMLELKNTVNTMVDQLQSLGSEVTRVSREVGTEGMLGGQAEVPGVAGVWKDLTDSVNTMAGNLTSQVRAIAEVTTAVANGDLSQKVTVNARGEVAQLAETVNQMTDTLRTFADEVTRVASEVGGEGLLGGQAQVPGAAGTWKDLTDSVNTVFRNLTTQVRDIAQVTTAVANGDLSQKVTVNVAGEMLELKLTVNTMVEQLQSFGSEVTRVAREVGIEGRLGGQARVPGAAGTWKDLTDSVNTAFRNLTGQVRDIAQVTTAVANGDLSQKVTVDVAGEMLELKNTVNTMVAQLSSFADQVTRMARDVGTEGRLGGQARVDGVSGTWKELTDSVNFMAGNLTWQVRQIAQVTTAVARGDLSQKIDVDARGEILELKNTINTMVDQLSAFADQVTRVAREVGTEGRLGGQAQVPGVAGVWRDLTDSVNGMAGNLTDQVRNIAQVATAVARGDLSQKIEVDARGEILELKNTINTMVDQLSNFAEQVTMVAREVGTEGMLGGQAEVQGVSGTWKDLTQSVNSMANNLTSQVRSIAEVTTAVAKGDLSKKITVDAKGEILELVTTVNTMVDQLSDFADEVTRVAREVGTEGVLGGQARVRGVTGIWKDLSDNVNLMANNLTNQVRNIARVSAAVANGDLTKKVTVEARGEFAELAETVNTMVTTLSSFADEVTRVAREVGTEGELGGQAQVPGVSGTWKDLTESVNSMASNLTWQVRQIATVTTAIAKGDLTRKIDIDARGEILELKTTINTMVDQLSAFAGEVTRVAREVGTDGQLGGQARVRDVDGTWRDLTESVNEMAGNLTRQVRAIAAVATAVTRGDLNLKVDVDAAGEIQVLQDNINTMIANLRDTTLANEEQDWLKGNLARISGLMQGRRDLDDVASLIMSELTPVVSAQHGAFFLAMPTGGSSDVSGEEETSYELQMRASYGYSAGLMPTSFRPGETLIGTAAEEKRTIQVNVPPGYLKISSGLGEASPAYVIVLPVLFEGKVLGVIELASFQPFTQIQRDFLNQIAEMIATSVNTISVNTKTEVLLKQSQELTEQLRERSAELENRQKALQASNAELEEKAELLAQQNRDIEVKNTEIEEARQVLEERAEQLAVSMRYKSEFLANMSHELRTPLNSLLILAKLLADNAEGNLSPKQVEFAETIHGAGSDLLQLINDILDLSKVEAGKMDVSPTRIALVQLVDYVEATFRPLTAEKGLDFSVRVSPELPATLHTDEQRLLQVLRNLLSNAVKFTDSGAVELVIRPAGTDVPASIREQLLEGGSLRDPDAELIAFSVTDTGIGIAAGKMRVIFEAFKQADGTTSRKYGGTGLGLSISREIARLLGGEIHAASEPGRGSTFTLYLPLHPVATAAQSGGGAGDGTGLEIGAPLERPERMIPGDPGPAALFRRRRKALGGLPQNPALPAAGAGRAGAGAQGLLAQGQGTSPAFGEQLPAGADAAAEPRRVFAFDNEKVLIVDDDIRNVFALTSVLEQHGLSVLYAENGREGIEVLEQHDDVTVVLMDIMMPEMDGYATTTAIRRMPQFAGLPIIALTAKAMKGDREKAIESGASDYVTKPVDPDHLLSVMEEWMRQR from the coding sequence GTGGAGTCTGGCGTGGCGGCGCGTGCGAGGAACACGCGCGCGAAAGGCGGACGGTCCCGGAACAATGGGACGACCGAGGTGGACTCGGTCGCCCTGAATCGGCTGCTGGCCGCGCTGACGTCGATGCGGGACGGGAACTTCCGCAAGCGGCTGACCGTGTCGGGCGACGATGTGATGGCCGAGATCGCGGCCGTCTACAACGAGGTCGCGGACCGGAATCTGCATCTCACGGGTGAGCTGGCGCGCGTCCGCAGGGTCGTCGGGCGCGAGGGCAAGCTGACCGAGCGGCTGGACACCGGGGCCTGTGAAGGGTCCTGGGCGGCCGCGATCGACGCGTCGAACGCCCTGGTGGACGAGTTGGCGCGGCCGGTGTCCGAGGTGGGGCGGGTGCTGTCGGCGGTGGCCGACGGCGATCTGGAGCAGCGGATGGATCTGCGGTCCCAGGGCACGGACGGGGTCGTACGGCCACTGCGCGGGGAATTCCTCAAGGTGGCCCGGACGGTCAACAGCCTGGTGGACCAGTTGTCCGCGTTCACGGACGAGGTGACGCGGGTCGCGCTGGAAGTGGGTACCGAGGGCAAGCTCGGCGGCCAGGCCCAGGCGCGCGGCATGTCGGGGTCCTGGAAGGACCTGACGGACTCGGTCAACACGATGGCCCAGCGGTTGACCGCGCAGGTGCGGGATATCGCGCTGGTCACCACGGCGGTCGCCAAGGGCGATCTGTCGCAGAAGGTCACGGTGCATGTGGCCGGCGAGATGCTGGAGCTGAAGAACACCGTCAACACGATGGTGGATCAGTTGCAGTCGCTGGGGTCGGAGGTCACCCGGGTCTCCCGCGAGGTGGGCACGGAGGGCATGCTGGGCGGTCAGGCCGAGGTGCCCGGGGTGGCGGGCGTCTGGAAGGACCTGACGGACTCCGTCAACACGATGGCCGGGAACCTGACGTCGCAGGTGCGGGCGATCGCCGAGGTGACGACGGCCGTCGCGAACGGTGATCTGTCGCAGAAGGTCACGGTCAACGCGCGGGGCGAGGTGGCCCAGCTCGCCGAGACCGTGAACCAGATGACGGACACGCTGCGGACGTTCGCGGACGAGGTGACGCGGGTCGCGAGCGAGGTCGGCGGGGAAGGGCTGCTCGGCGGTCAGGCTCAGGTGCCGGGCGCGGCCGGGACGTGGAAGGACCTGACCGACTCGGTGAACACGGTCTTCCGCAACCTCACCACGCAGGTGCGGGACATCGCGCAGGTGACGACGGCGGTGGCGAACGGTGATCTGTCGCAGAAGGTCACGGTCAACGTGGCCGGGGAGATGCTGGAGCTGAAGCTCACCGTCAACACGATGGTGGAGCAGTTGCAGTCCTTCGGTTCCGAGGTGACCCGGGTGGCCCGGGAGGTCGGCATCGAGGGCCGGCTGGGCGGTCAGGCGCGGGTGCCGGGGGCGGCGGGGACCTGGAAGGACCTGACCGACTCGGTGAACACCGCGTTCCGTAATCTCACCGGCCAGGTGCGGGACATCGCGCAGGTGACGACGGCGGTGGCGAACGGTGATCTGTCGCAGAAGGTCACCGTGGACGTGGCCGGGGAGATGCTGGAGCTGAAGAACACCGTCAACACGATGGTGGCGCAGCTCTCGTCCTTCGCGGACCAGGTCACCCGGATGGCGCGGGACGTGGGTACGGAGGGCCGGCTGGGCGGTCAGGCGCGGGTCGACGGCGTCAGCGGTACCTGGAAGGAGCTCACCGACTCCGTCAACTTCATGGCCGGGAACCTGACCTGGCAGGTGCGGCAGATCGCGCAGGTGACGACGGCGGTCGCGCGGGGTGATCTGTCGCAGAAGATCGACGTGGACGCGCGGGGCGAGATCCTGGAGCTGAAGAACACCATCAACACGATGGTGGACCAGCTGTCGGCCTTCGCGGACCAGGTGACTCGGGTGGCCCGTGAGGTGGGTACGGAGGGCCGGCTGGGCGGTCAGGCGCAGGTGCCGGGGGTGGCCGGGGTCTGGCGTGATCTGACGGACTCCGTGAACGGCATGGCGGGCAATCTGACCGACCAGGTCCGCAATATCGCCCAGGTCGCGACGGCGGTCGCGCGGGGTGATCTGTCGCAGAAGATCGAGGTCGACGCGCGGGGCGAGATCCTGGAGCTGAAGAACACCATCAACACGATGGTGGACCAGCTCTCCAACTTCGCCGAGCAGGTCACGATGGTGGCCCGTGAGGTGGGTACGGAGGGCATGCTCGGCGGCCAGGCCGAAGTGCAGGGCGTCTCCGGTACGTGGAAGGACCTCACCCAGTCCGTCAACTCGATGGCGAACAATCTGACGTCGCAGGTGCGGAGCATCGCGGAGGTCACCACGGCGGTCGCCAAGGGCGATCTGTCGAAGAAGATCACCGTGGACGCCAAGGGCGAGATCCTCGAACTGGTGACGACCGTCAACACGATGGTCGACCAGTTGTCGGACTTCGCGGACGAGGTCACGCGGGTCGCCCGTGAGGTGGGTACGGAGGGTGTACTCGGCGGTCAGGCCAGGGTGCGGGGGGTCACCGGCATCTGGAAGGACCTCAGCGACAACGTCAATCTGATGGCGAACAACCTGACCAACCAGGTGCGGAACATCGCCCGGGTGTCGGCGGCGGTCGCCAACGGCGATCTGACGAAGAAGGTGACGGTCGAGGCGCGCGGGGAGTTCGCGGAGCTGGCGGAGACCGTCAACACGATGGTGACGACCCTGTCGTCGTTCGCGGACGAGGTGACCCGGGTGGCCCGCGAGGTGGGCACCGAGGGCGAGCTGGGCGGTCAGGCGCAGGTACCGGGCGTGTCGGGGACCTGGAAGGACCTGACCGAGTCGGTGAACTCGATGGCCTCCAATCTGACCTGGCAGGTGCGGCAGATCGCCACGGTCACCACGGCCATCGCCAAGGGCGATCTGACCCGGAAGATCGACATCGATGCCCGGGGGGAGATCCTCGAACTGAAGACGACCATCAACACGATGGTCGACCAGTTGTCGGCGTTCGCCGGTGAGGTGACCCGGGTGGCCCGTGAGGTGGGTACCGACGGTCAGCTCGGCGGTCAGGCCCGGGTCCGGGACGTGGACGGCACCTGGCGGGATCTGACGGAGTCGGTGAACGAGATGGCCGGGAACCTGACCCGGCAGGTGCGGGCGATCGCGGCGGTGGCGACCGCGGTGACCCGCGGGGATCTCAATCTCAAGGTCGATGTGGACGCGGCCGGTGAGATCCAGGTCCTCCAGGACAACATCAACACGATGATCGCGAATCTGCGGGACACCACCCTCGCCAATGAGGAACAGGACTGGCTGAAGGGCAATCTGGCCCGGATCTCGGGTCTGATGCAGGGGCGGCGGGATCTGGACGACGTGGCGTCGCTGATCATGAGCGAGCTGACGCCGGTGGTCTCCGCGCAGCACGGCGCGTTCTTCCTGGCGATGCCCACGGGCGGCAGCTCGGACGTGTCGGGCGAGGAGGAGACCTCGTACGAACTCCAGATGCGGGCGAGCTACGGCTATTCGGCGGGGCTGATGCCCACCTCGTTCCGGCCGGGGGAGACGCTGATCGGTACGGCCGCCGAGGAGAAGCGGACGATCCAGGTCAATGTGCCGCCGGGTTATCTGAAGATCTCCTCGGGGCTCGGAGAGGCCTCGCCCGCCTATGTGATCGTGCTGCCGGTGCTCTTCGAGGGCAAGGTCCTCGGGGTGATCGAGCTGGCGTCGTTCCAGCCGTTCACCCAGATCCAGCGGGATTTCCTCAACCAGATCGCCGAGATGATCGCGACGAGCGTCAACACGATCAGCGTGAACACCAAGACGGAGGTCCTGCTCAAGCAGTCCCAGGAGCTGACCGAGCAGTTGCGGGAGCGGTCGGCGGAGCTGGAGAACCGGCAGAAGGCGCTCCAGGCGTCCAACGCTGAGCTGGAGGAGAAGGCCGAGCTGCTGGCGCAGCAGAACCGCGATATCGAGGTGAAGAACACCGAGATCGAGGAGGCCCGGCAGGTGCTGGAGGAGCGGGCCGAGCAGCTCGCGGTCTCGATGCGCTACAAGTCGGAGTTCCTGGCGAATATGTCGCACGAGCTCCGCACCCCGCTGAACTCCCTGCTGATTCTGGCGAAGCTGCTGGCGGACAACGCGGAGGGCAATCTCTCGCCTAAGCAGGTGGAGTTCGCCGAGACGATCCACGGCGCGGGCTCCGATCTGCTCCAGCTGATCAACGACATCCTCGATCTGTCGAAGGTCGAGGCGGGGAAGATGGACGTCAGTCCGACCCGGATCGCGCTGGTGCAGCTGGTGGACTATGTGGAGGCGACCTTCCGGCCGCTGACGGCGGAGAAGGGGCTCGACTTCTCGGTCCGGGTCTCGCCGGAGCTGCCCGCGACGCTCCACACCGACGAGCAGCGGCTGCTCCAGGTGCTGCGGAATCTGCTGTCGAACGCGGTGAAGTTCACCGATTCGGGGGCGGTGGAGCTGGTGATCCGTCCGGCGGGGACGGATGTGCCGGCGTCGATCCGGGAGCAGTTGCTGGAGGGCGGTTCGCTGCGGGACCCGGATGCGGAGCTGATCGCGTTCTCCGTCACCGATACGGGGATCGGCATCGCGGCCGGGAAGATGCGGGTCATCTTCGAGGCGTTCAAGCAGGCCGACGGGACGACGAGCCGGAAGTACGGCGGTACGGGGCTCGGGCTGTCGATCAGCCGGGAGATCGCGCGGCTGCTCGGCGGGGAGATCCACGCGGCGAGCGAGCCGGGCCGCGGTTCGACGTTCACGCTCTATCTGCCGCTGCATCCGGTGGCGACGGCGGCGCAGTCCGGGGGCGGTGCGGGAGACGGTACGGGGCTGGAGATCGGCGCGCCGCTGGAGCGGCCGGAGCGGATGATCCCGGGTGACCCCGGGCCGGCGGCGTTGTTCCGGCGGCGCCGCAAGGCGCTGGGCGGGCTGCCGCAGAATCCGGCGCTGCCCGCCGCGGGCGCCGGCCGGGCGGGTGCCGGGGCCCAGGGGCTCCTGGCGCAGGGCCAGGGGACGTCGCCGGCCTTCGGCGAGCAGCTGCCGGCGGGCGCGGACGCGGCGGCGGAGCCGCGCCGGGTCTTCGCGTTCGACAACGAGAAGGTGCTGATCGTCGACGACGACATCCGCAATGTCTTCGCGCTGACCAGTGTGCTGGAGCAGCACGGCCTTTCGGTGCTGTACGCGGAGAACGGCCGGGAGGGCATCGAGGTGCTGGAGCAGCACGACGATGTGACGGTCGTCCTGATGGACATCATGATGCCGGAGATGGACGGCTATGCGACGACGACGGCGATCCGGCGGATGCCGCAGTTCGCGGGGCTGCCGATCATCGCGCTGACGGCGAAGGCGATGAAGGGTGACCGGGAGAAGGCGATCGAGTCGGGAGCTTCCGACTATGTGACCAAGCCGGTTGATCCCGATCATCTGTTGTCGGTGATGGAAGAGTGGATGAGGCAGCGGTGA
- a CDS encoding ribonuclease J, which yields MSHPHPELGRPPKLPKGGLRVTPLGGLGEIGRNMTVFEFDGRLLIVDCGVLFPEEEQPGIDLILPDFTTIRDRLDDIEGIVLTHGHEDHIGGVPFLLRLKPDIPLIGSKLTLALIEAKLQEHRIRPYTLEVVEGQRERIGPFDCEFIAVNHSIPDALAVAIRTPAGMVVHTGDFKMDQLPLDRRLTDLHAFARLSEEGIDLLLSDSTNAEVPGFVPPERDISNVLRQVFAGAQKRIIVASFASHVHRIQQILDAAHEYGRRVAFVGRSMVRNMGIARDLGYLRVPPGLVVDVKTLDDLPDHEVVLVCTGSQGEPMAALSRMANRDHQIRIVQGDTVILASSLIPGNENAVYRVINGLTRWGANVIHKGNAKVHVSGHASAGELLYFYNICRPKNLMPVHGEWRHLRANAELGALTGVPKDHIVIAEDGVVVDLVDGRARIVGKVQAGYVYVDGLSVGDVTEASLKDRRILGDEGFISVFVVVDSTTGKVVGGPHVQARGSGIDDAVFSAVVPKIEEAIAKSASDGVLEPHQLQQLIRRIVGRWVSDTYRRRPMILPVVVEV from the coding sequence TTGAGTCACCCGCATCCCGAACTCGGCCGGCCGCCGAAGCTCCCGAAGGGCGGCCTGCGGGTCACCCCGCTCGGTGGCCTCGGTGAAATCGGCCGGAACATGACGGTCTTCGAATTCGACGGCCGACTGCTCATCGTCGACTGCGGCGTGCTCTTCCCCGAGGAAGAGCAGCCCGGTATCGACCTGATCCTGCCCGACTTCACCACCATCCGGGACCGCCTCGACGACATCGAGGGGATCGTGCTCACGCACGGCCACGAGGACCACATCGGTGGCGTCCCCTTCCTGCTGCGGCTGAAGCCCGACATCCCGCTGATCGGTTCCAAGCTCACCCTCGCCCTGATCGAGGCCAAGCTCCAGGAACACCGCATCCGGCCCTACACCCTGGAAGTGGTGGAGGGGCAGCGCGAGCGCATCGGCCCCTTCGACTGCGAGTTCATCGCCGTCAACCACTCCATCCCGGATGCGCTGGCAGTCGCCATCCGCACCCCCGCGGGCATGGTCGTCCACACCGGCGACTTCAAGATGGACCAGTTGCCGCTGGACCGCCGGCTCACGGACCTGCACGCCTTCGCCCGGCTCAGCGAGGAGGGCATCGACCTCCTGCTCTCGGACTCCACCAATGCCGAGGTGCCCGGCTTCGTCCCGCCCGAGCGCGATATCTCGAATGTGCTGCGCCAGGTCTTCGCCGGAGCCCAGAAGCGCATCATCGTCGCCAGCTTCGCCAGCCATGTGCACCGCATCCAGCAGATCCTGGACGCGGCGCACGAGTACGGCCGGCGGGTGGCCTTCGTCGGACGCTCGATGGTCCGCAATATGGGCATCGCCCGTGACCTCGGTTATCTGCGGGTCCCCCCGGGGCTGGTCGTCGACGTCAAGACCCTCGACGACCTCCCCGATCACGAGGTCGTTCTGGTCTGCACCGGATCCCAGGGCGAGCCGATGGCGGCCCTGTCCCGGATGGCCAACCGGGACCACCAGATCCGGATCGTCCAGGGCGACACGGTGATCCTGGCGTCCTCCCTGATCCCGGGCAACGAGAACGCGGTCTACCGCGTGATCAACGGCCTCACCCGCTGGGGTGCGAATGTCATCCACAAGGGCAATGCCAAGGTCCATGTCTCGGGCCATGCCTCGGCCGGCGAGCTGCTGTACTTCTACAACATCTGCCGCCCGAAGAACCTGATGCCGGTCCACGGCGAATGGCGCCATCTGCGGGCCAACGCCGAACTGGGCGCACTCACCGGAGTGCCCAAGGACCACATCGTCATCGCCGAGGACGGCGTGGTCGTCGACCTCGTCGACGGCCGGGCCCGCATCGTGGGCAAGGTCCAGGCCGGCTATGTGTACGTGGACGGCCTCTCGGTCGGCGATGTCACGGAGGCTTCCCTCAAGGACCGCCGGATCCTCGGTGACGAGGGCTTCATCTCGGTCTTCGTCGTGGTGGACTCCACCACGGGCAAGGTCGTCGGCGGCCCCCATGTCCAGGCCCGGGGCTCCGGTATCGACGACGCGGTCTTCAGCGCGGTGGTCCCCAAGATCGAAGAGGCCATCGCCAAGTCGGCCTCGGATGGGGTCCTCGAACCCCACCAGCTCCAGCAGCTGATCCGCCGGATCGTCGGCCGCTGGGTCTCCGACACCTACCGCCGCCGCCCGATGATCCTCCCGGTCGTCGTCGAGGTCTGA
- the dapA gene encoding 4-hydroxy-tetrahydrodipicolinate synthase, whose translation MAPIPTPQTPFGRVLTAMVTPFTPDGALDVDGAQRLAAHLVDAGNDGLIVSGTTGESPTTSDAEKDRLLRAVLEAVGDRALIVAGIGTNDTRHSIELAHAAERAGAHGLLAVTPYYNKPPQEGLFRHFSAIADATELPVMLYDIPGRSGVPIDTETIVRLAEHPRIVANKDAKGDLGRASWAIARSGLAWYSGDDMLNLPLLSVGAVGLVSVVGHVVTPELRALLDAHLSGDVQKAIEIHQRLLPVFTGMFRTQGVITTKAALALQGLPAGPLRLPLVELTPDETAQLKADLAAGGVQL comes from the coding sequence ATGGCTCCGATCCCCACTCCGCAGACCCCCTTCGGGCGGGTCCTCACCGCCATGGTCACGCCGTTCACCCCGGACGGCGCACTCGACGTCGACGGCGCCCAGCGCCTGGCGGCCCATCTGGTGGACGCAGGCAACGACGGCCTGATCGTCAGCGGCACCACCGGCGAGTCGCCCACCACCAGCGACGCGGAGAAAGACCGGCTCCTGCGAGCCGTCCTGGAGGCCGTCGGGGACCGAGCCCTGATCGTCGCAGGAATCGGCACCAACGACACCCGCCACAGCATCGAACTCGCCCACGCCGCCGAACGCGCCGGCGCCCACGGCCTGCTCGCCGTCACGCCTTACTACAACAAGCCCCCGCAGGAGGGCCTGTTCCGGCACTTCTCGGCGATCGCCGACGCCACCGAGCTGCCCGTGATGCTCTACGACATCCCCGGCCGCAGCGGCGTCCCCATCGACACCGAGACCATCGTCCGGCTCGCCGAGCACCCCCGGATCGTCGCCAACAAGGACGCCAAGGGCGACCTCGGCCGGGCGAGCTGGGCCATCGCCCGCTCCGGACTCGCCTGGTACTCCGGCGACGACATGCTCAACCTCCCCCTGCTCTCGGTCGGCGCCGTCGGCCTCGTCTCCGTCGTGGGTCATGTCGTCACCCCGGAACTGCGCGCCCTGCTCGACGCCCACCTCAGCGGCGACGTCCAGAAGGCCATCGAGATCCACCAGCGGCTGCTTCCGGTCTTCACCGGAATGTTCCGCACCCAGGGCGTGATCACCACCAAGGCCGCCCTCGCCCTCCAGGGCCTGCCCGCCGGGCCCCTCCGACTTCCCCTGGTCGAGCTGACCCCCGACGAGACCGCGCAACTGAAGGCAGACCTCGCGGCCGGAGGCGTCCAGCTCTGA
- a CDS encoding SpoIIE family protein phosphatase, with amino-acid sequence MAEPGVETRTRSSVITARAAASFDPVGRSVATARAFVRDTLQGWGHSDIIDDAVVLTSELVTNAIVHAGTSADVLCLRTEDYVRIEVGDRYPEREIPLQGSHVLAPLDSENGRGLQLCSALASRWGVEYTSTFKQVWFQLDLPQRPVGTRSAGPALPTALLPVADERVRVAVAQIDRTGAISVWNEDAEHLFGYPADQVFGKPLADFAAWPHTPGIGTGIAEALQLSRWEGSYGIRDTEGRVIPVYASHLRVRDTHGEPSTVCLLVRDDERAVLQTPPRIPVADSGTESHSADPFEVFIGSPAPDDLDGLLQRTVERARDMLDGDAAFLLLATDDETELEVRATTGLPSARQRFARVPVEAGSGRYGSARMPAVHDDLTSVPGAVPLLNTTGMRSAVTVPLKVEGRLTGSLGVAAEASGRYTNEEALRLQFAADRIALAVESARLGELERLRRGSLSFLVEASDLLAGTLDKDQTLALMAQMTVPTLATWCAVYTIADQASAPYLSYVLHEDEDRIDGLKALLAKIAPPAPVSTPGVRAWAAPAKAAQQAALETSKRELGLGSSSPVSSGIGSTLATAAAVGGETVVLPLFARNRAIGMLILGKPTDEHFRQEILELAEDLSRRAALALDNARLYSERVAISQSLQRSLLPPESPQIPGVEVEVIYRAAGEGNEVGGDFYDVFPIRDGAYGFAIGDVCGTGPEAAAVTGLARHALRLLAREGFGGPAVLERLNAAILDEGSRSRFLTLLYGELWPQEDGSARLKVVCAGHPLPLRLRPDGTVDSPAEPQPLLGVMEDLELFEESVTLAPGDVLLCVTDGITERREGSRMLGDDGLAEVLTGCTGLTAGAVAARVMRAVERFAAEPASDDMAILALRIPEPRKP; translated from the coding sequence ATGGCAGAGCCGGGTGTCGAGACGCGTACGAGGAGTTCAGTGATCACCGCTCGGGCAGCCGCCTCCTTCGACCCCGTCGGCAGGTCCGTGGCGACCGCCCGCGCCTTCGTCCGCGACACCCTCCAGGGCTGGGGCCACTCGGACATCATCGACGACGCGGTCGTCCTGACCAGCGAACTGGTCACCAACGCCATCGTCCACGCGGGGACCTCCGCGGACGTCCTGTGCCTGCGCACCGAGGACTATGTCCGCATCGAGGTCGGCGACCGCTATCCCGAGCGGGAGATTCCCCTCCAGGGCAGCCATGTCCTCGCCCCGCTCGACAGCGAGAACGGCCGCGGACTCCAGTTGTGCTCCGCCCTCGCCTCCCGCTGGGGCGTCGAGTACACGTCCACCTTCAAACAGGTCTGGTTCCAGCTCGACCTCCCCCAGCGCCCCGTGGGTACGCGCTCCGCCGGCCCCGCCCTGCCGACCGCCCTGCTGCCCGTCGCCGACGAACGCGTCCGGGTGGCCGTGGCCCAGATCGACCGTACCGGCGCCATCTCCGTCTGGAACGAGGACGCGGAACACCTCTTCGGCTACCCGGCCGACCAGGTCTTCGGCAAACCTCTCGCCGATTTCGCCGCCTGGCCGCACACCCCCGGCATCGGCACCGGAATCGCCGAGGCCCTGCAACTCTCGCGCTGGGAGGGCAGCTACGGCATCCGGGACACCGAGGGCCGTGTCATCCCCGTCTACGCCTCCCATCTGCGGGTGCGCGACACCCACGGCGAACCGTCCACGGTCTGTCTGCTGGTACGGGACGACGAGCGCGCCGTCCTCCAGACCCCGCCCCGGATCCCCGTCGCCGACAGCGGAACCGAATCGCACTCCGCGGACCCGTTCGAGGTCTTCATCGGTTCCCCCGCCCCGGACGACCTCGACGGGCTGCTCCAGCGCACCGTCGAACGCGCCCGCGACATGCTCGACGGCGATGCCGCCTTCCTCCTGCTGGCCACGGACGACGAGACCGAACTGGAGGTCCGGGCCACGACCGGCCTCCCCTCGGCCCGCCAGCGTTTCGCCCGCGTCCCCGTCGAAGCCGGCAGCGGACGGTACGGCTCCGCCCGGATGCCCGCGGTCCACGACGACCTCACCTCCGTCCCCGGCGCGGTTCCCCTCCTCAACACCACCGGTATGCGGTCCGCCGTCACCGTCCCGCTCAAGGTCGAGGGCCGGCTCACCGGCTCTCTCGGCGTCGCCGCCGAGGCCTCCGGCCGCTACACCAACGAGGAGGCCCTGCGCCTCCAGTTCGCCGCCGACCGGATCGCCCTCGCCGTCGAATCGGCCCGTCTCGGCGAGCTGGAACGGCTGCGCCGCGGCTCCCTCTCCTTCCTCGTCGAAGCCTCCGATCTGCTCGCGGGCACCCTCGACAAGGACCAGACGCTGGCCCTCATGGCCCAGATGACGGTCCCGACCCTGGCCACCTGGTGCGCCGTCTACACGATCGCCGACCAGGCCTCCGCCCCCTATCTGAGCTATGTCCTCCACGAGGACGAGGACCGCATCGACGGGCTCAAGGCCCTGCTCGCCAAGATCGCCCCACCCGCCCCCGTCTCCACCCCTGGTGTCCGGGCCTGGGCCGCCCCGGCGAAGGCGGCCCAGCAAGCCGCCCTGGAGACCTCCAAGCGCGAACTGGGGCTCGGCTCCTCCTCACCGGTCTCGTCGGGTATCGGCAGCACCCTCGCCACCGCGGCCGCGGTCGGCGGCGAGACCGTCGTCCTGCCGCTGTTCGCCCGCAACCGGGCGATCGGCATGCTCATCCTCGGCAAGCCCACGGACGAGCATTTCCGCCAGGAGATCCTGGAGCTGGCCGAGGACCTCTCCCGCCGGGCCGCGCTCGCCCTCGACAACGCCCGTCTCTACTCCGAGCGCGTCGCCATCAGCCAGTCCCTTCAGCGCAGTCTGCTGCCCCCGGAGTCGCCGCAGATCCCCGGCGTCGAGGTGGAGGTCATCTACCGCGCCGCGGGCGAGGGCAACGAGGTCGGCGGCGACTTCTACGACGTCTTCCCGATCCGCGACGGCGCCTACGGCTTCGCCATCGGCGATGTCTGCGGTACGGGCCCGGAGGCCGCCGCGGTCACCGGCCTCGCCCGGCACGCCCTGCGGCTGCTGGCCCGGGAGGGCTTCGGCGGCCCCGCGGTTCTGGAACGCCTCAACGCCGCCATTCTCGACGAGGGTTCCCGCAGCCGTTTCCTGACGCTCCTCTACGGCGAGTTGTGGCCGCAGGAGGACGGCAGTGCCCGGCTCAAGGTGGTCTGCGCGGGCCATCCCCTCCCGCTCCGGCTGCGCCCGGACGGCACGGTGGACTCCCCTGCCGAGCCCCAGCCCCTGTTGGGTGTCATGGAGGATCTGGAGCTCTTCGAGGAGTCGGTGACCCTGGCCCCCGGTGATGTCCTGCTCTGTGTGACCGACGGCATTACGGAACGCCGCGAGGGCAGCCGCATGCTGGGCGACGACGGCCTGGCGGAAGTTCTGACGGGCTGTACGGGCCTGACGGCCGGCGCGGTCGCCGCCCGGGTCATGCGCGCGGTGGAACGCTTCGCCGCCGAACCGGCCTCCGACGACATGGCCATTCTGGCGCTCCGTATCCCGGAGCCCCGTAAGCCCTGA